Proteins from a single region of Barnesiella propionica:
- a CDS encoding nitroreductase family protein, with translation METFLELALQRQSDRAFDMSRPVEPEKIERILRAACAAPSACNAQPWHFIVVDDPVLKNQAADATSSRVLGMNHFTKQAPVHIVIVEESPNITSGIGSLVKDKQFTQIDAGIAVAHIVLAAADEGLGSCIIGWFDEKKMRKLLGIPSSRRVLLDVLLGYSVQEHREKKRKDFSKVISYNKY, from the coding sequence ATGGAAACTTTTCTCGAACTGGCGTTGCAGCGTCAAAGCGACCGTGCATTTGATATGTCCCGGCCTGTTGAGCCGGAAAAAATAGAACGTATTCTGAGAGCGGCTTGTGCAGCACCTTCTGCCTGTAATGCCCAGCCATGGCATTTTATCGTGGTGGACGATCCTGTTTTGAAAAATCAGGCGGCCGATGCCACTTCCAGCCGGGTATTAGGTATGAACCATTTTACAAAACAGGCTCCGGTACATATCGTTATCGTAGAAGAGAGCCCCAATATTACATCGGGTATAGGCTCTCTGGTAAAAGATAAGCAATTCACACAAATTGATGCGGGTATTGCGGTTGCTCATATCGTACTGGCTGCTGCCGACGAAGGGCTAGGGAGTTGTATTATAGGTTGGTTCGATGAGAAAAAAATGCGTAAACTCCTGGGAATTCCTTCTTCCCGCCGTGTTTTGCTGGATGTCTTGTTAGGATATTCCGTGCAAGAGCACCGGGAAAAGAAACGAAAAGATTTTTCGAAAGTAATATCTTATAATAAATATTGA
- a CDS encoding B12-binding domain-containing radical SAM protein: protein MKLTFLVPPVLDHNKPAERTAGCTRIVYAAPNIYELTVVSVLEEEGYVPIYKDFVYYRTSRKKFEKFLKEDNSDIYYIWTVNLSIENDLIALELIRKYRPDAFVVFMGPGPTYFTDRFFTDEKVIIARGEPEVIIKEWTNAFRDGKDWKKTEGISFMENGKIIHNKPHLLVKDLDSLPFPARHYIANRHYHNPKLKTTPYTTAVTSRNCPHQCIYCVPSSLTFAREIENRKECQKKPFISFRSIENIEKEMKLLHEQGYKAIGFMDDNFIWNEERTLAICHIMQKYGFSWGCQARVDAITDTIARALGTSGCKYVDLGVESFNEDILRFIKKGITRKQIYDAIGYLKKYNVPVKLNILIGTSPLETKETLKDTLRQAKELKVDQIMFNIVSPFPGTEFYAMAKQNGWIKGGEYTPTDVQRESILNYPHLSSHEMEKILFRSNLSYFFSFYFISTQLKRFTSIKEFSYALQALKIKLFG from the coding sequence ATGAAATTAACGTTCTTAGTTCCTCCTGTTTTAGACCATAATAAACCTGCCGAACGGACTGCCGGCTGTACGCGCATCGTATACGCAGCCCCTAATATCTATGAATTGACTGTCGTATCCGTGCTCGAAGAGGAAGGATACGTTCCTATATATAAAGATTTTGTTTATTACCGTACTTCCCGGAAAAAATTTGAAAAATTCCTGAAAGAAGACAACAGCGATATTTACTACATCTGGACGGTCAACCTGTCGATAGAAAATGATCTTATCGCATTAGAACTTATCCGCAAATACCGGCCCGACGCTTTTGTAGTTTTTATGGGTCCGGGACCTACTTATTTCACCGACCGCTTTTTTACCGATGAAAAAGTCATTATTGCACGAGGAGAACCGGAAGTCATCATAAAAGAATGGACCAATGCTTTCCGAGACGGTAAGGATTGGAAGAAAACTGAAGGCATCTCATTTATGGAAAACGGGAAAATCATTCATAACAAACCCCATCTGTTAGTGAAAGATCTCGACTCGCTGCCTTTCCCGGCGCGGCATTATATTGCTAACAGGCACTACCACAACCCCAAGCTAAAGACAACACCTTATACCACGGCAGTCACATCGCGCAATTGTCCTCATCAATGTATCTATTGCGTCCCGAGTTCATTAACTTTCGCCCGGGAAATCGAAAACCGGAAGGAATGTCAAAAAAAACCGTTTATTTCATTCCGTTCTATTGAAAACATTGAAAAAGAGATGAAGCTTCTTCACGAACAAGGATATAAAGCGATTGGATTCATGGATGATAATTTCATCTGGAACGAAGAACGTACTCTGGCTATCTGCCATATCATGCAGAAATACGGCTTCTCATGGGGATGCCAGGCCCGCGTAGATGCGATAACCGACACGATAGCCCGCGCACTGGGCACGTCAGGTTGTAAATATGTCGATCTTGGAGTAGAATCGTTCAACGAAGATATTCTCCGGTTTATAAAAAAAGGAATTACCCGGAAACAGATATATGATGCCATCGGTTATTTAAAGAAATACAACGTCCCCGTAAAACTGAATATTCTGATAGGAACAAGTCCGTTAGAAACAAAAGAAACACTGAAAGATACTTTGCGACAGGCTAAAGAGTTAAAAGTAGACCAGATCATGTTCAACATCGTATCTCCGTTCCCCGGCACCGAATTTTATGCTATGGCAAAGCAAAACGGTTGGATTAAGGGAGGAGAATATACTCCGACAGATGTTCAACGGGAATCGATACTGAACTATCCCCATCTATCGTCGCACGAAATGGAGAAAATACTGTTTCGCAGCAATCTGAGTTATTTTTTCTCTTTTTATTTTATTTCAACTCAATTAAAACGGTTTACCTCAATCAAAGAATTTTCATACGCTTTACAAGCATTAAAAATTAAACTTTTCGGATAA
- a CDS encoding glycosyltransferase family 2 protein, whose protein sequence is MRLSIVIISWNSLPYLEICLKSLRFIQEWEDTEIIWVDNGSTDGASQFIKKNYPYIQRIILPENRGVAYARNRGIEKTSGKYILLLDDDTVANKEALYGMIAYMESHTETGICGCRLTNARNEIQKSDKEYPGIGVKCRNIFRSYTQRKEKTFLPISEYEPEYLIGACQLIRREAINAAGLLDEHIFYGPEDADFCLRVRNCKFKVVYLPQFSIVHHWKRVTNRNIFSRLAFKHIRALFYFYKKHHRYF, encoded by the coding sequence ATGCGGTTATCGATAGTTATCATATCATGGAATTCTCTGCCCTATCTCGAAATTTGCCTGAAATCACTGCGATTCATACAGGAATGGGAAGATACAGAGATTATATGGGTGGATAACGGGTCAACAGACGGGGCCTCTCAATTTATTAAAAAAAACTATCCGTATATCCAGCGTATTATTTTACCTGAAAACCGGGGTGTGGCATACGCCCGTAACCGGGGGATCGAAAAAACCTCCGGAAAATACATTCTCCTTTTGGATGACGATACCGTAGCAAACAAAGAAGCTCTTTACGGAATGATTGCTTATATGGAATCCCATACCGAGACAGGGATATGCGGATGCCGGCTTACAAATGCCAGGAACGAGATACAGAAAAGCGATAAAGAATATCCGGGAATTGGCGTTAAATGCCGAAATATTTTCCGCTCGTATACACAAAGAAAAGAAAAAACCTTCCTTCCCATTTCCGAGTACGAGCCGGAATATTTGATCGGAGCCTGCCAATTGATTCGCAGAGAAGCCATCAATGCTGCAGGATTATTGGACGAACATATATTTTACGGCCCGGAGGACGCCGACTTCTGCCTGCGGGTACGAAACTGCAAATTCAAAGTCGTATATCTGCCGCAATTTTCAATTGTACATCATTGGAAACGGGTAACGAACAGAAACATTTTCTCCCGGTTAGCATTTAAACACATTCGGGCTTTATTTTATTTTTACAAAAAACACCACCGTTATTTTTAA
- a CDS encoding cation diffusion facilitator family transporter has translation MENNLLPAEKQRVSEARKVTWIGFFVNLVLSVGKILAGFWGRSSAMIADGVHSLSDFVTDLIVIIFIGISSKGKDENHQYGHGKFETFATMIISFALFIVAFGILWNGCVTVYESFHGKAIGRPSAIALWAALISIVVKEGLYWYTVIVGRRIDSPAVIANGWHHRSDALSSIGTLIGISGAMFLGDKWHILDPLASIVVSVFIFGVAYKLALPSIQELLEESLPAEVEKRIGELVMNVPGVKAFHHLRTRKNGHVFIIDIHIKVDKNISIVEAHDIATQVEQTMRRTFGDQTQTNVHVEPYYPKDGF, from the coding sequence ATGGAAAATAACCTTTTACCGGCTGAAAAGCAGCGTGTCTCGGAGGCCAGAAAAGTTACGTGGATAGGCTTTTTCGTGAATCTTGTACTCTCCGTGGGTAAGATACTGGCCGGTTTCTGGGGGCGAAGCAGTGCTATGATCGCCGATGGGGTGCATTCTTTATCCGATTTTGTTACCGATCTTATTGTGATCATATTTATCGGGATATCATCTAAAGGAAAAGATGAAAACCATCAATACGGGCACGGAAAATTTGAAACTTTTGCGACAATGATAATCAGTTTTGCATTATTTATTGTTGCGTTCGGCATTTTGTGGAACGGTTGTGTGACCGTATATGAATCGTTTCACGGCAAAGCAATAGGCCGTCCTTCGGCGATAGCCTTATGGGCCGCTCTTATTTCCATTGTTGTGAAAGAGGGGTTATACTGGTACACTGTTATCGTGGGGCGTCGAATAGATAGCCCCGCCGTTATTGCCAACGGCTGGCATCACCGTTCCGATGCGTTGTCGTCCATAGGTACTTTAATAGGTATTTCAGGTGCGATGTTTCTGGGAGATAAGTGGCATATTCTGGATCCGCTGGCTTCTATCGTCGTGAGTGTTTTTATCTTTGGTGTTGCTTATAAGCTGGCTTTACCGAGTATACAGGAATTACTGGAGGAATCTTTGCCTGCGGAAGTTGAAAAGCGTATAGGGGAGCTGGTCATGAATGTTCCGGGCGTAAAAGCGTTCCATCATTTGCGAACCCGCAAGAACGGACATGTATTCATCATAGACATTCATATTAAAGTGGATAAAAATATATCGATCGTAGAAGCACACGATATCGCTACTCAGGTGGAACAGACTATGCGCAGGACTTTTGGGGACCAGACACAGACGAACGTACATGTGGAACCTTATTATCCTAAAGATGGTTTTTGA
- a CDS encoding diacylglycerol kinase family protein yields MKQEPFSFKKRARSFRYAFNGIRLLLSTEHNARIHTVAAVCAVCAGFIFGISAMEWMVVIILIGIVFAAEAFNSALEVLADYVSPEYREAIGRAKDLAAGAVLCVAIAAAITGCVIFLPYIF; encoded by the coding sequence ATGAAGCAAGAGCCTTTCTCATTTAAAAAAAGGGCGCGTAGTTTTAGATATGCGTTTAACGGTATCCGCCTTTTGCTGTCTACCGAACATAATGCCCGCATACATACAGTCGCTGCCGTATGTGCGGTATGTGCCGGTTTTATTTTCGGTATATCGGCTATGGAATGGATGGTGGTAATTATACTTATCGGGATAGTTTTTGCGGCCGAGGCTTTTAATTCAGCGCTCGAGGTATTGGCCGATTATGTTTCTCCGGAATACCGCGAAGCAATAGGCCGTGCCAAGGACCTTGCCGCAGGTGCTGTATTGTGTGTGGCCATTGCGGCTGCTATTACAGGTTGTGTTATCTTTCTGCCCTATATTTTTTAA
- a CDS encoding riboflavin synthase, translating into MFSGIVEEAAVVTALCRDKGNLHLTLECSFTHELKIDQSVSHNGVCLTVVNIDGNTYTVTAIKETLERSNLGLLQIGDKVNVERSMLMNGRLDGHIVQGHVDQTARCTEVSEADGSWYYTFEYDLDEEMAAQGYMTVEKGSVTVNGVSLTVCNSQDNSFQVAIIPYTHEHTNFHRLREGSVVNLEFDIIGKYISRIMHFSQK; encoded by the coding sequence ATGTTTTCCGGAATTGTAGAAGAAGCGGCTGTCGTTACAGCCTTATGCCGGGATAAAGGAAATCTTCATCTTACTTTAGAATGTTCCTTTACCCATGAGTTGAAGATAGACCAGAGTGTGTCTCATAACGGAGTTTGTCTTACAGTTGTGAACATAGATGGCAATACTTATACCGTGACGGCCATAAAAGAAACGCTGGAACGTAGTAATCTTGGGCTTCTTCAGATAGGAGATAAAGTGAACGTGGAACGCAGCATGCTTATGAACGGTCGTCTGGACGGCCATATCGTTCAGGGACATGTGGACCAGACGGCTCGTTGTACGGAAGTTTCCGAGGCGGACGGAAGCTGGTATTATACGTTCGAATATGATCTGGATGAAGAAATGGCGGCACAGGGATATATGACTGTGGAAAAAGGCTCGGTAACGGTGAACGGCGTGAGCCTTACCGTATGCAATTCTCAGGATAATAGTTTTCAGGTAGCGATAATTCCCTATACTCATGAACATACCAATTTTCACCGTCTCAGGGAAGGAAGTGTCGTGAATCTTGAGTTTGACATTATTGGTAAATATATCAGCCGGATTATGCATTTCTCTCAAAAATAG
- a CDS encoding T9SS type A sorting domain-containing protein → MKKTLRTWLSLMGVALLATSMKVYAEGETLTEVWKQTDIPGHADARQGSAYGGKIYVQDKGAKKIYVYDGTQKTEIASAAGTSITVDDAGNLVYAQKFPVSTAASQAICPAGGTSSQDLTLTLNLDGRVDFMGKMTGNIMSAEGGTMYFLPPTATKVQCVEIKNGVQTGITETGTITSANNGQTHSIASSYDGKIVYQVRTDKAIYQFDEAKTTATAFKTPNINSSAGFAIFKLYGVTYVVYPTGTNYKDGFSVANQETGEVVAVHEEGASAVASSSATANWLYADVENDNTASIYQYSPGNFVAKYTFTVPAIVEQAIADRNIFAYGLTATEEGENYTLAYNLNTDAMNVTINIKNADGTVVKTIEGTTAAGANSVSVAKADIQGDNLSWEVVAKGTAITEMARITPQTMDYAAWAPYGVDVDNNPESKHFGQVYVTNSGEGKCTKPDGEITVKKGLFIYDQNLQRKTIDEKTVFDGSVAFETVGSYYDPRTVKVAADGTLFLGCNATTHAPLYTIDPDQPDTWTPVFEGTQDTEGVITDADGNFIAGGTMSMSLIGGIKDQKLYVVGTKKLASSFSINDMFLSLYNIGDKKTWNEAPSARLTVPQGLTNTQANQILADPMGGYWVSQHRGAGNTTEPTLMHYNAAGTRDYARYSADAELPNLSYGAGMAMTLDGKTLAVSSSKGSSSPTVTLYDVVYDENGTPTLTEGATYNLGIGANLNALAFDYAGNLHAVSNSGEWYAAYALPKAENETAVPCSKDNMLNKKELKADRNIFAYDLTATDEGNNYKLEYKLNTDAADVTINIKNADGKVIKSYNGGTAASGNVVNVAKHDIQGENVSWEVEATGTAITEMARITPQTMDYAAWAPYGVDVDNNPESKHFGQVYVTNSGEGDCTKSDGKITVKRGLFIYDQNLQRRTINEKTVFDGGITFDPQANGTYFDPRTVKVAADGTLFLGCNTTTHDPLYTIDPDQPDTWSPVFEGTQDEHGIIKDASGNFIAGGTMAMSFTGTGKDQKLYVVGTKDRASSFSINDMFLSLYNIGDKKTWNETPSKTLTVPEGLTNTQANQILADPMGGYWVSQHRAAGNSTEPTLMHYNAAGIRDYARYSADTERPNFCYGGGMAMTLDGKTLAVSSSKGSSSPTVTLYDVVYDENGTPTLTEGATYDLGIGANLNALAFDYAGNLHAVSNSGEWYAAYALPKAENKTAVPCSKDNLLNYVEVKVYDPIENLAAEPNYTDKTMVLTWDAPSGTETPIRYVVEYATVIEGVAQTPETATVEAGTTEWAQTNMTDGIYQYSVTAYYQNGEQEVASEKVTITEEYKAPSNVEDAVETVEKVYPNPTTGILNISSSQAIEDIEVYSTAGMLVTKVNGNGDNIQQININDVAPGTYFVKVNGGKAMKVIKK, encoded by the coding sequence ATGAAAAAAACACTACGAACGTGGCTTTCATTAATGGGAGTAGCTTTATTGGCGACCAGTATGAAAGTTTATGCCGAAGGAGAAACTCTGACGGAAGTATGGAAACAGACTGACATTCCTGGCCACGCCGATGCAAGACAAGGTTCCGCCTACGGTGGAAAAATTTATGTACAAGATAAAGGAGCAAAAAAAATCTATGTCTATGATGGCACACAAAAGACCGAAATAGCCAGTGCAGCAGGAACCAGCATAACTGTGGATGATGCCGGAAACCTCGTATATGCTCAAAAATTTCCTGTAAGTACGGCTGCTTCTCAGGCAATCTGCCCGGCGGGAGGTACCAGTTCTCAAGATTTAACCCTTACATTGAATCTGGACGGTCGCGTAGACTTTATGGGAAAAATGACCGGAAATATTATGAGTGCGGAAGGTGGAACCATGTATTTCTTACCTCCGACTGCAACAAAAGTCCAATGCGTTGAAATCAAAAACGGAGTGCAGACAGGAATTACTGAAACAGGAACCATTACTTCTGCCAATAACGGACAAACACATTCCATAGCATCTTCTTATGATGGAAAGATTGTTTATCAGGTACGTACGGACAAAGCGATTTATCAATTCGATGAAGCAAAAACGACAGCTACGGCATTCAAGACACCGAACATAAATTCATCGGCGGGATTCGCTATATTTAAATTGTACGGCGTGACTTATGTCGTATATCCTACCGGAACAAATTACAAAGACGGATTCTCCGTTGCCAATCAGGAAACAGGAGAAGTAGTAGCCGTACATGAAGAAGGAGCAAGTGCTGTTGCATCCTCAAGTGCGACTGCAAACTGGTTATACGCCGATGTGGAAAACGACAATACGGCATCAATTTACCAGTATAGCCCCGGAAACTTCGTAGCGAAATATACCTTTACGGTTCCAGCTATTGTCGAACAGGCCATAGCAGACCGTAATATTTTTGCTTACGGACTTACCGCAACCGAAGAAGGTGAGAACTATACGCTCGCTTATAACCTGAATACGGATGCGATGAATGTTACGATCAATATCAAAAATGCAGACGGAACTGTCGTAAAAACGATTGAAGGAACTACGGCTGCCGGGGCAAACTCGGTAAGCGTGGCTAAAGCAGATATCCAAGGCGACAATCTTTCCTGGGAAGTCGTTGCCAAAGGAACAGCCATTACCGAAATGGCACGTATAACTCCTCAAACCATGGATTATGCAGCGTGGGCTCCCTACGGTGTGGACGTTGACAACAACCCCGAATCCAAACATTTCGGACAGGTATATGTAACTAATTCCGGTGAAGGAAAATGCACAAAACCAGACGGAGAGATTACTGTAAAAAAAGGATTATTCATTTACGACCAGAACCTGCAACGCAAAACCATCGATGAAAAAACAGTATTCGACGGTAGTGTAGCCTTCGAAACGGTTGGATCCTATTATGATCCTCGCACAGTAAAAGTAGCTGCCGACGGTACCTTATTCCTCGGATGTAATGCAACGACGCATGCTCCGCTCTATACGATCGATCCCGACCAGCCCGATACCTGGACTCCGGTATTCGAAGGAACCCAAGATACAGAAGGCGTTATTACCGATGCTGATGGTAATTTCATCGCAGGAGGTACCATGTCAATGTCACTTATAGGAGGTATAAAGGATCAAAAATTGTATGTAGTAGGTACTAAGAAATTAGCTTCTTCATTCAGCATCAACGATATGTTCCTCTCTCTGTATAACATAGGAGACAAGAAAACATGGAACGAGGCGCCTAGTGCCAGATTAACAGTTCCACAAGGACTCACCAACACTCAAGCTAACCAGATACTGGCAGATCCTATGGGCGGTTACTGGGTTAGCCAGCACCGCGGAGCCGGAAATACAACCGAACCTACCTTGATGCACTACAATGCAGCTGGTACACGCGATTACGCACGTTATTCGGCCGATGCCGAACTTCCTAATTTAAGTTACGGGGCAGGTATGGCGATGACACTGGACGGAAAAACACTGGCGGTTTCTTCTTCAAAAGGTTCCAGTTCTCCGACCGTTACCTTATATGATGTGGTTTATGACGAAAACGGGACGCCGACTCTGACCGAAGGCGCTACTTACAATTTAGGTATAGGAGCCAACTTGAATGCTCTGGCGTTCGACTATGCCGGTAACCTGCACGCAGTTTCCAACTCCGGTGAATGGTATGCCGCATACGCTCTGCCGAAAGCTGAAAATGAAACAGCCGTTCCCTGCAGCAAAGACAATATGCTGAACAAAAAAGAATTGAAAGCAGACCGTAATATCTTTGCTTACGACCTCACAGCTACGGACGAAGGCAACAATTACAAACTGGAATATAAACTGAATACCGATGCCGCAGACGTTACCATAAATATAAAAAATGCAGATGGTAAAGTAATAAAATCGTATAACGGCGGAACCGCTGCCAGTGGTAATGTAGTAAATGTGGCAAAACACGATATCCAAGGAGAAAACGTATCCTGGGAAGTAGAAGCCACAGGAACAGCCATTACCGAAATGGCACGTATCACTCCTCAAACCATGGATTATGCAGCGTGGGCTCCCTACGGTGTGGACGTTGACAACAACCCCGAATCCAAACATTTCGGACAGGTATATGTAACCAATTCCGGTGAAGGAGATTGCACAAAATCAGACGGAAAGATTACCGTTAAACGCGGTTTATTCATTTACGACCAGAACCTGCAACGCAGAACCATCAATGAAAAAACAGTATTCGATGGAGGAATAACTTTTGATCCGCAAGCCAACGGAACATATTTTGATCCCAGAACCGTAAAAGTAGCGGCAGACGGCACCTTATTCCTCGGATGTAACACGACTACACATGATCCGCTCTATACGATCGATCCCGACCAACCCGACACCTGGAGCCCGGTATTCGAAGGTACACAGGACGAACACGGTATTATTAAAGACGCAAGCGGTAATTTCATCGCAGGAGGTACCATGGCGATGTCTTTCACTGGTACAGGAAAAGACCAGAAACTGTATGTTGTAGGAACTAAAGACAGAGCTTCTTCATTCAGCATCAACGATATGTTCCTCTCTCTGTATAACATAGGAGACAAGAAAACATGGAATGAAACGCCAAGTAAGACTCTAACAGTTCCCGAAGGACTTACCAACACTCAAGCTAACCAGATACTGGCAGATCCTATGGGTGGTTACTGGGTTAGCCAGCACCGTGCAGCAGGTAACTCTACAGAACCGACATTGATGCACTACAATGCAGCAGGTATACGCGATTACGCACGTTATTCGGCCGATACCGAACGTCCTAACTTCTGCTATGGCGGTGGTATGGCGATGACGCTGGACGGAAAAACACTGGCGGTTTCTTCTTCAAAAGGTTCCAGTTCTCCGACCGTTACCTTATATGATGTGGTTTATGACGAAAACGGGACACCGACTCTGACCGAAGGCGCTACTTACGATTTAGGTATAGGAGCCAACCTGAATGCTCTGGCGTTCGACTACGCAGGTAACCTGCACGCAGTTTCCAACTCCGGTGAATGGTATGCCGCATACGCTTTGCCGAAAGCTGAAAACAAAACAGCCGTTCCTTGCAGCAAAGACAATTTACTGAATTATGTAGAAGTAAAAGTATACGATCCAATAGAAAATCTTGCTGCTGAACCTAACTATACCGATAAAACAATGGTATTAACCTGGGACGCTCCTTCCGGAACCGAGACCCCGATCCGTTACGTAGTAGAATACGCAACCGTCATCGAAGGTGTAGCTCAGACCCCAGAAACAGCAACCGTTGAGGCCGGTACTACCGAATGGGCTCAAACAAATATGACCGATGGCATTTACCAGTATTCCGTAACGGCATATTATCAGAACGGCGAACAAGAAGTCGCTTCTGAAAAAGTCACGATTACAGAAGAATATAAAGCCCCGTCAAACGTAGAAGATGCTGTAGAAACAGTAGAAAAGGTTTATCCTAATCCTACAACCGGAATCCTGAACATATCTTCTTCTCAGGCTATAGAAGATATCGAAGTATATAGCACAGCCGGTATGCTGGTTACCAAAGTAAACGGTAACGGTGATAACATACAGCAGATCAACATCAACGATGTAGCCCCGGGTACTTACTTCGTAAAAGTAAACGGCGGAAAAGCAATGAAAGTAATTAAGAAATAA
- a CDS encoding GNAT family N-acetyltransferase, producing the protein MPYLTGKNITLRALEPEDLEILYHWENIPSLWKYGSTLAPFSRHILRQYLQDYTTDIYQTRQLRLMITFKDISIGTLDWYDYDPYHNRAAVGILIDEKYQRQGLGRDALNTLVNYSFGYLGLHQVYTYIPENNTASLRLFESCGFIRCGYMQEWLKEGNGYSSVITMQLINKNQKPSLG; encoded by the coding sequence ATGCCATACTTAACCGGAAAAAATATCACGTTACGGGCACTGGAACCAGAAGATCTGGAAATTCTATATCATTGGGAAAATATACCCTCATTGTGGAAATACGGCAGCACACTGGCTCCCTTCTCCCGGCATATTCTTCGCCAGTATCTGCAGGACTATACTACGGATATTTACCAAACAAGGCAACTCCGCCTGATGATCACATTCAAAGATATATCTATTGGAACATTGGACTGGTACGATTACGATCCTTATCATAACCGGGCAGCCGTAGGAATACTCATCGACGAGAAATACCAGCGACAGGGTTTAGGCCGCGATGCACTGAACACCCTGGTCAATTATTCATTCGGATACCTGGGACTGCATCAGGTATATACCTATATTCCCGAAAATAATACCGCCAGTTTACGGCTTTTCGAATCTTGCGGTTTCATCCGTTGCGGTTACATGCAAGAATGGCTTAAAGAGGGAAACGGTTATTCATCAGTAATCACGATGCAATTAATCAATAAAAATCAAAAACCATCTTTAGGATAA
- a CDS encoding YqgE/AlgH family protein — MKLKSEIFRINYDQQAPRTGNLIIAEPFLKEIWFQRGVICLVEYNKSGAMGLVLNKPSELYLNNLIEGLSDVEEIPVFYGGPLSNDRLFYMHTLGYLIPDSIEIKPGLYIGGDFEAITSYLKSGNKIRQHIKFFLGYSGWSAGQLDEEIGSHIWAVSPCCDPSECLAGEGDIFWKESVKKMGNQYRTWLSCPKEPYYN, encoded by the coding sequence ATGAAATTAAAGTCCGAAATATTCCGCATCAATTATGACCAGCAAGCACCCCGCACGGGCAACCTCATAATAGCCGAACCGTTTCTCAAAGAAATATGGTTCCAGAGAGGCGTTATCTGTTTGGTAGAATATAATAAAAGCGGAGCGATGGGACTGGTATTGAACAAACCGTCTGAATTATATCTTAATAATCTCATAGAAGGATTAAGCGACGTGGAAGAGATCCCGGTATTTTACGGAGGGCCCCTATCAAACGACCGACTTTTTTACATGCATACATTAGGGTATCTCATCCCCGACTCAATCGAAATAAAACCGGGACTTTATATCGGAGGAGATTTCGAAGCCATTACCTCTTATCTCAAAAGCGGGAATAAAATAAGACAACATATTAAATTTTTCCTGGGCTATAGCGGTTGGAGCGCCGGACAACTCGACGAGGAAATTGGCTCTCATATATGGGCTGTCTCTCCGTGCTGCGATCCGTCAGAATGTCTGGCCGGAGAAGGCGATATATTCTGGAAAGAAAGTGTAAAAAAAATGGGAAATCAATATCGCACCTGGCTAAGCTGTCCTAAAGAACCGTATTATAACTGA